One Solea senegalensis isolate Sse05_10M linkage group LG3, IFAPA_SoseM_1, whole genome shotgun sequence genomic window carries:
- the atxn10 gene encoding ataxin-10 encodes MEALINSNLDMSASIAGILNENPRPEHLQALKTFTAALRDKDFREAVEEQVFSQLLQVLTRLSDELQAARGPDEDLHSVNLQLQLAAECFRAQRNSCVQSTRNQSLLRNLGFLDVSVKLLNFLHTTSLESRDSIFETLRCGVQFLGNLAVGNQMCKDDIWQLSFPDLLLHLLSVDDEKTVNYTSMVFHTCLDEAKVEELSESENIQLALRVMELCRTQPDLDWTVLIATQHFLKSSALVENMYSRMSHHERVTLLELLFAQLREEDPEECGIPPSVARFLANCFKNGCGAVLTLATGSTSSEEVLQEALTVISLLDVLCEMTSDHRQFMFLQDHPDLLVSTVELLQQVHAVGKASKNIFSTAQNFSSLSGDGDSSSHSPVISFKAHLVRLIGNLCYSNTNNQNKVREVEGIPLILDNCNIDSNNPFISQWSIFAIRNLLENNQQNQQLVAELERRGPADYSALRELGFLVEERDGSLLLKTVRKDS; translated from the exons GGAGGCTGTGGAGGAGCAGGTGttctctcagctgctgcaggtccTGACCAGGCTCAGTGATGAGCTGCAGGCTGCCAGAGGACCCGATGAGGACCTGCATTCTGTGAACCTGCAACTGCAGCTGGCTGCTGAATGCTTCAGAGCACAGAGGAACTCCTGTGTTCAGAGCACACGCAATCAGAGCCTGCTCAG GAATCTTGGTTTCCTTGATGTGTCAGTTAAACTTCTGAATTTCCTTCACACCACAAGTTTGGAAAGCAGAGATAGCATATTTGAAA CTCTGCGTTGTGGGGTCCAGTTCCTTGGTAATTTAGCTGTGGGAAACCAAATGTGTAAAGATGACATTTGGCAGCTGAGCTTTCCAGATCTTCTCCT GCACCTGCTCAGTGTGGATGATGAGAAGACAGTGAACTACACCTCTATGGTTTTCCACACATGTCTGGATGAAGCCAAGGTGGAAGAGCTTTCTGAGTCAGAGAACATTCAGCTGGCTCTCAGAGTGATGGAGCTCTGCAGAACTCAGCCTGACCTGGATTGGAC GGTTCTCATTGCAACTCAACATTTCCTCAAATCTTCAGCTCTGGTGGAGAACATGTACTCAAGGATGTCTCACCATGAAAG GGTTACATTGCTAGAGCTGCTCTTTGCTCAACTGAGAGAGGAAGACCCAGAGGAGTGTGGCATTCCACCCAGTGTGGCTCGTTTTCTGGCAAATTGCTTCAAAAACGGTTGTGGAGCTGTGCTTACGCTTGCCACTGGTTCTACGTCCAGTGAAGAG GTCCTGCAGGAGGCACTGACAGTGATCAGTCTGCtggatgttttgtgtgagaTGACCTCAGATCACAGGCAGTTCATGTTCCTACAGGACCACCCCGATCTTCTAGTATCCACCGTTG AGCTCCTTCAGCAGGTGCACGCCGTAGGGAAGGCCAGTAAGAATATTTTCAGCACTGCTCAGAACTTCTCCTCCTTAAGTGGCGATGGAGACTCTTCCTCACATTCCCCTGTTATCAGCTTCAAGGCCCACCTCGTCCGGCTGATAGGAAACCTCTGTTACAGTAACACTAACAACCAGAACAAG gtgagAGAAGTGGAAGGCATTCCTCTCATCTTGGACAACTGCAACATAGACAGCAACAACCCAT TCATCAGCCAGTGGTCCATCTTTGCCATCAGGAACCTGCTGGAAAACAACCAGCAGAACCAGCAGCTGGTGGCTGAGCTGGAACGCCGTGGCCCCGCTGACTACTCTGCTCTCAGAGAACTGGGTTTCCTGGTGGAGGAACGAGACGGAAGCTTGCTGCTCAAAACTGTGAGGAAAGACTCATAG
- the wnt7ba gene encoding protein Wnt-7b produces the protein MLIISSRSALLSVYYPQIFLILTSGSYLALSSVVALGANIICNKIPGLAPRQRALCQTRPDAIIVIGEGAQLGINECQYQFRYGRWNCSALGERTVFGQELRVGSREAAFTYAITAAGVAHAVTAACSQGNLSYCGCDREKQGYHDQEEGWKWGGCSADVKYGVEFSRRFVDAREIKKNARRLMNLHNNEAGRKILEERMKLECKCHGVSGSCTTKTCWITLPKFREIGYLLKERYSEAVQVEPVRASRLRQPSFLRLKEARGYQKPMDTDLVYLERSPNYCEEDTATGSTGTRGRLCNGTSTHTDSCNVMCCGRGYNTHHYTRVWQCNCKFHWCCFVKCNTCSEKSEVFTCK, from the exons ATGCTCATCATCTCCTCTCGCAGTGCGCTGCTGTCCGTCTACTACCCACAGATTTTCCTCATCCTCACCAGCGGAAGCTACCT GGCACTGTCCTCTGTGGTGGCCCTGGGTGCAAACATTATCTGCAACAAGATACCGGGATTGGCCCCCCGTCAGCGGGCACTCTGTCAGACTCGGCCCGACGCCATCATCGTCATCGGTGAGGGCGCCCAGCTGGGAATCAACGAGTGTCAGTACCAGTTTCGCTACGGCCGATGGAACTGCTCGGCTCTGGGAGAGAGGACGGTCTTTGGACAAGAGCTGAGAGTAG GCAGCAGGGAGGCAGCATTCACATACGCCATCACTGCAGCCGGTGTGGCACATGCAGTGACCGCAGCCTGCAGTCAAGGCAACCTGAGCTACTGCGGCTGTGACCGCGAAAAGCAGGGCTACCACGACCAAGAGGAGGGCTGGAAGTGGGGAGGCTGCTCCGCCGACGTCAAGTACGGCGTGGAGTTCTCGCGGCGCTTCGTGGACGCCCGCGAGATCAAGAAAAACGCCCGGCGGCTGATGAACCTGCATAACAATGAGGCAGGACGAAAG ATCCTCGAGGAGAGGATGAAGCTCGAGTGCAAGTGTCACGGTGTCTCCGGCTCATGCACCACTAAGACCTGCTGGATCACTCTGCCCAAGTTCAGAGAGATCGGCTACCTGCTGAAGGAGCGCTACAGTGAAGCGGTTCAAGTGGAGCCCGTCCGGGCTTCTCGGCTCCGCCAGCCTTCCTTCCTGCGTCTCAAAGAGGCCCGGGGATACCAGAAGCCCATGGACACAGACCTGGTCTACCTGGAGCGCTCGCCCAACTACTGTGAGGAGGACACGGCTACAGGAAGCACAGGGACACGAGGCAGGCTGTGCAATGGCACCTCCACCCACACGGACAGCTGTAACGTGATGTGCTGTGGCCGGGGTTACAACACGCACCATTACACGCGTGTCTGGCAGTGCAACTGCAAGTTCCACTGGTGCTGTTTTGTCAAGTGCAACACCTGCAGTGAGAAGTCCGAGGTTTTCACATGCAAGTAG